A genome region from Magnolia sinica isolate HGM2019 chromosome 8, MsV1, whole genome shotgun sequence includes the following:
- the LOC131254053 gene encoding zinc finger protein CONSTANS-LIKE 7-like gives MAASNPNLRSPKKEEVPTVEDSHMCDDINVPDELEDSLGNENEENFGVEWDFMAWDEISNEGFKQEEEEEEEEEENDSKMKMVESLEGCSNDMMMIKPENIGFWEEEKKTISLNLNYQEVLDAWSDGRSPWADDYSVLMANDGYVGEVPVMEEEKRRKEARILRYKEKRQSRLFSKKIRYQVRKINADKRPRLKGRFVKRIPDKVVR, from the exons atggcagCCTCCAATCCCAACCTAAGAAGCCCAAAGAAAGAAGAGGTACCCACGGTGGAAGACAGCCACATGTGCGACGACATCAACGTTCCAGATGAACTGGAGGACAGTTTGGGGAATGAAAATGAAGAGAACTTTGGAGTTGAGTGGGATTTCATGGCATGGGATGAAATCTCCAATGAAGGCttcaaacaagaagaagaagaagaagaagaagaagaagagaatgatAGTAAGATGAAGATGGTAGAAAGCTTAGAAGGATGTAGTAACGACATGATGATGATAAAACCAGAGAATATAGGATTTTGGGAGGAAGAGAAGAAAACCATATCTTTGAATTTGAACTATCAGGAGGTTTTGGATGCATGGTCTGATGGACGGTCACCATGGGCTGATGATTATTCAGTTTTAATGGCCAATGATGGTTAT GTGGGAGAGGTGCCTGTAATggaagaggagaagagaagaaaggaggcACGAATTCTCAGATACAAAGAGAAGCGTCAAAGCAGATTATTCTCTAAGAAGATAAGATATCAAGTTCGAAAAATCAATGCAGACAAACGACCCAGACTCAAg GGTCGATTTGTGAAGAGAATTCCAGATAAGGTAGTCAGATGA